The Peribacillus sp. FSL E2-0218 genome contains a region encoding:
- a CDS encoding flotillin family protein — MFSLIWIVVAIVAFLLIALIAVFVTKYRTAGPDEALIVTGSYLGSKNVHVDESGNKIKIVRGGGAFVLPVFQQAEPLSLLSSKLEVSTPEVYTEQGVPVMADGVSIIKIGGSITDIATAAEQFLGKSKDDREQEAREVLEGHLRSILGSMTVEEIYKNREKFSQEVQRVASQDLAKMGLIIVSFTIKDVRDKNGYLESLGKPRIAQVKRDADIATAEAEKETRIKRAEASKEAQRAELERATEIAEAEKINKLKVAEFRREQDIAKARADQAYDLETARSKQDVTEQEMQIRIIERQKQIELEEKEILRREKQYDSEVKKKADADRYAVEQAASANKMKQITEADADKYKIEAMAQAEAERVRMDGLAKADAQRAQGTSEAEIIRLKGVAEAEAKQKIAEAFEQFGQAAVMDMILKMLPEYAKQVASPLSNIDKITVVDTGGSGASGGANKVTGYATNLMATLQESLKASSGIDVKDLLENFSGKRNISLAAIKQENPEVNMDMVAGKEE; from the coding sequence ATGTTTAGTTTAATTTGGATTGTTGTTGCCATTGTGGCATTTTTATTGATCGCACTTATTGCTGTTTTTGTGACGAAATACCGTACTGCCGGCCCTGATGAGGCATTGATTGTGACCGGAAGCTATTTGGGAAGCAAAAATGTTCATGTTGACGAATCGGGAAATAAAATAAAGATTGTCCGCGGCGGGGGTGCTTTCGTGCTGCCTGTGTTCCAGCAAGCGGAACCATTAAGCTTGCTATCTAGCAAACTTGAGGTCTCGACCCCAGAGGTATATACGGAACAGGGCGTTCCTGTCATGGCGGATGGTGTCTCTATTATCAAGATTGGCGGTTCGATCACGGACATTGCCACAGCGGCTGAACAGTTTCTCGGTAAATCGAAAGATGACCGTGAACAAGAGGCACGCGAGGTGTTGGAGGGTCATCTTCGTTCCATCCTTGGTTCGATGACTGTCGAGGAAATTTATAAAAACCGTGAAAAGTTTTCCCAGGAAGTGCAAAGGGTGGCCTCGCAGGATTTAGCCAAAATGGGGCTCATTATCGTATCGTTCACGATTAAAGATGTCCGCGATAAAAACGGATACCTGGAATCCCTTGGTAAGCCAAGGATCGCCCAAGTGAAGCGGGATGCCGATATCGCTACGGCTGAAGCAGAGAAGGAAACGCGGATCAAGCGGGCCGAAGCATCGAAGGAAGCCCAGCGCGCCGAGCTTGAAAGGGCGACTGAAATAGCCGAAGCCGAAAAAATCAACAAACTGAAGGTAGCGGAATTCAGGCGTGAGCAGGATATTGCCAAAGCCCGTGCTGACCAAGCTTACGATCTGGAAACCGCCCGTTCCAAACAGGATGTAACCGAGCAGGAAATGCAAATCAGGATCATCGAACGGCAAAAGCAAATCGAGCTGGAGGAAAAAGAGATCCTTCGCCGTGAAAAGCAATATGATTCCGAAGTGAAGAAGAAGGCGGATGCCGACCGTTATGCAGTCGAGCAGGCTGCCTCCGCAAATAAAATGAAGCAGATAACGGAAGCGGATGCGGATAAATATAAAATCGAAGCCATGGCACAAGCGGAAGCGGAACGCGTTCGTATGGACGGTCTTGCAAAAGCGGACGCACAAAGGGCACAGGGTACGTCCGAAGCGGAAATCATCCGCTTGAAAGGGGTGGCAGAGGCGGAGGCCAAGCAGAAGATCGCCGAAGCCTTCGAACAGTTCGGTCAGGCTGCCGTCATGGACATGATTCTGAAAATGCTGCCGGAGTACGCCAAACAAGTTGCAAGCCCGCTTAGCAATATCGACAAAATTACTGTCGTGGATACAGGCGGAAGCGGTGCAAGCGGTGGGGCCAATAAAGTGACGGGCTATGCAACGAATTTAATGGCCACATTGCAGGAGTCACTAAAGGCATCTTCAGGCATTGATGTCAAAGACTTGCTTGAGAATTTCTCGGGGAAGCGCAATATATCATTAGCGGCCATCAAACAAGAAAATCCTGAAGTGAACATGGATATGGTAGCAGGCAAGGAAGAGTAA
- a CDS encoding NfeD family protein codes for MELFGVPLETIYLYGLIIFGGLTFLFILFNDIFSGLELPDIFNPTLIFSFLTVFFASGFLLESVTGLNSVMIAVISLLISLSIVTLLNVFVLIPISSAEESLTFHDNDLRGRVGRVLTSVPVNGFGEVLIESISGSIAKTAASYKNEEIVSDTKVLIIEVKNGVIYVMPHENE; via the coding sequence ATGGAGTTATTTGGAGTTCCATTAGAGACAATCTATTTATATGGGTTAATTATATTCGGGGGGCTAACATTCTTATTTATTTTGTTTAATGATATATTCTCTGGTCTCGAATTGCCCGATATATTTAATCCGACACTCATTTTCAGTTTTTTAACGGTCTTTTTTGCAAGTGGTTTTTTGCTTGAATCGGTTACAGGACTGAATAGTGTGATGATTGCCGTGATTTCCCTGCTAATTTCACTTTCGATCGTCACCCTGTTGAACGTATTTGTGTTGATTCCCATTTCATCAGCGGAGGAAAGCTTAACCTTTCATGACAACGATTTGAGAGGCAGGGTCGGCAGGGTCCTGACATCAGTCCCCGTTAATGGATTTGGGGAGGTATTGATCGAAAGCATCAGTGGAAGCATTGCGAAGACTGCGGCCAGTTATAAGAATGAAGAAATTGTTTCGGATACAAAAGTCTTGATCATCGAAGTGAAAAACGGGGTAATCTATGTTATGCCCCACGAGAATGAATAA
- a CDS encoding biotin transporter BioY yields MKESHEKLRMMMVTALFAALIGILAQITIPLPLVPITGQTLAVGLAATILGSRYGTSSVLLYLFIGAAGVPVFAEMSGGLAKIFGPTGGYLLSYIPTVYITGLILEKTRFTVPMAFLANIIGMILTLIIGTVWLKYMSSLSWTVAFASGFAPFIIVGVLKAFLASWLGITIRSRLASANMLPKNNATLSR; encoded by the coding sequence ATGAAGGAAAGTCATGAGAAGTTAAGAATGATGATGGTTACAGCTTTGTTTGCAGCACTTATCGGGATCCTCGCACAAATTACGATCCCTCTTCCATTGGTACCAATTACAGGCCAGACACTGGCTGTGGGACTGGCAGCGACCATCCTTGGGTCGCGTTACGGAACTTCTTCCGTATTGCTATATTTATTCATTGGAGCGGCAGGAGTGCCGGTCTTCGCCGAAATGTCCGGCGGTCTAGCCAAAATATTCGGTCCAACTGGCGGTTATTTATTATCCTATATTCCTACAGTTTATATAACTGGCCTAATATTGGAAAAAACCCGCTTCACTGTACCAATGGCCTTCCTTGCAAATATAATCGGAATGATCCTTACTTTGATAATCGGAACGGTTTGGTTGAAGTATATGAGTTCGCTATCTTGGACAGTGGCATTTGCCAGCGGTTTTGCTCCATTCATCATTGTCGGGGTCCTGAAGGCTTTCCTTGCATCTTGGCTTGGAATTACGATTCGTTCCAGGTTAGCGTCGGCCAACATGCTTCCAAAAAACAATGCGACACTTTCCCGTTGA
- a CDS encoding YusW family protein produces MKKQLKVLSVPFAAMLVLAGCGEDKDEVKNPPVQENENQADTNTETGTDNNNEKLPFTFKDFQLEVDYPGNDNDYEAEYDTTGAQTEASIEDEANKHKVLGDEAMKELTPMLEKLTFTKDSTDEEVIQEVTKVFNVKDGYEELDLEVVFDDGTKKEYKANNK; encoded by the coding sequence ATGAAAAAACAATTGAAAGTATTATCAGTCCCGTTTGCGGCCATGCTAGTTTTGGCTGGGTGTGGGGAAGACAAGGACGAAGTGAAAAATCCACCGGTGCAGGAAAATGAAAACCAAGCAGACACGAATACTGAAACGGGAACGGATAATAATAATGAAAAGCTACCATTCACATTCAAGGATTTCCAATTGGAAGTCGACTATCCAGGCAATGATAACGACTATGAAGCGGAATATGATACTACAGGGGCCCAAACGGAAGCTTCAATTGAAGATGAAGCGAACAAACACAAAGTTCTTGGTGATGAAGCCATGAAAGAGTTGACTCCTATGTTAGAAAAATTGACCTTCACGAAAGATTCCACAGATGAAGAAGTCATTCAAGAAGTGACTAAAGTGTTTAATGTGAAGGATGGCTATGAAGAGTTGGATTTAGAGGTCGTTTTTGATGATGGCACGAAAAAAGAGTATAAAGCGAATAATAAATAA
- a CDS encoding hemolysin III family protein: MANTHVYTRKEEVVNAITHGIGALLSIAALVFLIIFSAQEGPAWHVVVSVIYGVSMLILYISSTLVHSFPEGKTKDIFEIFDHSAIYLFIAGTYTPIMLIVVQGSLGWTLLGIIWGVAIIGVVFKAFYVKKFLFLSTILYIAMGWMIVIVWGPLTATMPSAGIQLLIAGGLLYTFGAIFYVWRGFPFHHAVWHVFVLGGSVTHFFAVLFYILPL; the protein is encoded by the coding sequence ATGGCCAATACACATGTGTATACAAGAAAAGAAGAAGTGGTCAATGCGATAACTCATGGAATCGGTGCGTTATTAAGCATTGCCGCCCTAGTGTTCTTGATCATTTTCTCTGCCCAGGAAGGACCGGCTTGGCATGTCGTCGTTTCAGTCATCTATGGCGTCTCCATGCTTATTTTATATATTTCATCTACTTTGGTTCATAGCTTTCCGGAGGGGAAAACAAAAGATATCTTTGAAATCTTCGATCATTCAGCGATTTACCTATTCATTGCAGGAACATACACACCCATCATGCTGATTGTGGTTCAAGGATCCCTAGGTTGGACGTTGCTGGGAATCATTTGGGGAGTCGCAATCATCGGCGTCGTCTTCAAGGCGTTCTATGTGAAAAAGTTCTTATTCCTTTCAACGATCCTTTATATCGCCATGGGATGGATGATCGTTATTGTATGGGGCCCTCTTACTGCAACGATGCCTTCTGCCGGCATCCAGTTGCTGATTGCAGGGGGACTGCTTTATACGTTTGGCGCGATCTTCTATGTATGGCGCGGTTTTCCCTTCCACCACGCCGTTTGGCATGTATTCGTTCTTGGGGGCTCGGTCACACACTTTTTTGCTGTATTGTTTTATATCCTTCCACTATGA
- a CDS encoding metalloregulator ArsR/SmtB family transcription factor: protein MQIEKLIAFHKTMGDVTRIRIISILANGPKRGQALAGMLNLTAPTISHHLTKLKEVNLVRDRREKNSVYYYLNDDVLQHYSRALPEMISNEGESNKMDNEKLSGDHKKILENFLTADSRLKTIPAQRKKKLIVLYHMASLLESGRKYEEKELNAFIHSFHDDHATIRREFIIGSIMYRENGIYELNPREMWATIE from the coding sequence GTGCAAATTGAAAAATTGATCGCATTCCATAAAACAATGGGGGATGTGACGAGGATACGGATTATATCCATTCTCGCAAATGGTCCAAAACGCGGTCAGGCACTTGCAGGCATGTTGAACCTGACAGCCCCTACCATTTCACACCATTTGACGAAATTGAAAGAGGTCAATTTAGTGAGAGATCGGCGGGAAAAAAATTCGGTATATTATTATTTGAATGATGATGTGCTTCAGCATTATTCACGAGCATTACCTGAAATGATTTCTAATGAGGGGGAATCCAATAAAATGGACAATGAAAAACTGTCAGGAGATCATAAAAAGATCCTTGAAAATTTCCTAACGGCAGATAGCCGATTAAAAACCATCCCAGCCCAGAGGAAGAAGAAATTGATCGTTCTTTATCATATGGCAAGCCTCTTGGAAAGCGGCCGTAAATATGAGGAAAAAGAACTGAATGCGTTCATTCACTCCTTTCATGATGATCACGCAACGATAAGACGTGAGTTCATCATCGGCAGCATCATGTATAGGGAAAACGGTATTTATGAACTGAACCCACGCGAGATGTGGGCTACTATCGAGTAA
- a CDS encoding cell wall hydrolase produces the protein MKLSAIIAVIMTLSVIAIGIVFPKGTTSKASDGATKHVIKQGESIWDIAKQYGVPIAKLKEANHNVNNVAEPGKKLIIPHVMSEKDKELLARLVHAEAKGEPYRGKVEVAGVVLNRLDSDEFPDTVREVIYQKNQFSPVGDGSINRPAGKDAKKAVNEALAIHGYTNDALYFWNPSISDSKWMKKLEVIKVIGGHHFAI, from the coding sequence ATGAAATTATCAGCAATAATAGCCGTGATAATGACTCTAAGCGTCATCGCTATAGGAATCGTTTTTCCTAAAGGAACGACCAGTAAAGCTTCTGATGGAGCAACCAAGCATGTCATCAAACAAGGCGAATCGATATGGGACATTGCCAAGCAGTATGGTGTACCGATCGCGAAGTTGAAAGAAGCCAACCATAATGTCAACAATGTTGCCGAACCTGGTAAAAAATTGATCATTCCACATGTAATGAGTGAAAAAGATAAAGAATTATTAGCAAGGCTTGTGCATGCAGAAGCCAAAGGGGAACCGTACAGAGGTAAGGTGGAAGTCGCAGGTGTAGTATTGAATCGTTTGGACAGTGATGAATTTCCCGATACTGTAAGGGAAGTGATTTACCAAAAAAATCAGTTCTCTCCTGTCGGTGATGGCAGTATCAACCGACCTGCCGGAAAAGACGCCAAGAAGGCCGTTAATGAAGCGTTGGCCATTCATGGCTACACAAATGATGCCTTGTATTTTTGGAATCCAAGCATCTCGGACAGCAAATGGATGAAAAAATTGGAGGTCATCAAAGTCATCGGCGGCCATCATTTTGCCATTTAA
- a CDS encoding GNAT family protein → MEDVRIVGKRVSLRNVKEADFKCLWSLKYGEVSPEWKKWDAPYFPLELVDFTTFIDKETKMKAFDEKIGAYSELLLEIDDQIIGSIVYYWEHQPSRWLEIGITIFDPTYWNGGYGTEALILYISYLFENIEIERVGLTTWSGNPRMMAVGEKAGMQIEGRMRKCRYHDGVYYDSIRMGLLREEWESNKSV, encoded by the coding sequence ATGGAAGATGTTCGAATCGTGGGTAAAAGAGTTAGTTTACGAAATGTGAAGGAAGCCGATTTCAAATGCTTATGGAGCTTGAAATATGGGGAAGTTAGCCCGGAATGGAAGAAGTGGGATGCACCGTATTTTCCTTTGGAGCTCGTTGATTTCACTACGTTTATCGACAAAGAAACGAAGATGAAAGCGTTCGATGAAAAAATAGGGGCTTATTCAGAGCTTCTGCTTGAAATCGATGATCAAATAATAGGTTCCATTGTTTATTACTGGGAACACCAACCTTCACGTTGGCTTGAAATCGGAATTACGATTTTCGATCCAACGTATTGGAATGGAGGCTATGGAACGGAAGCGTTGATTCTGTACATAAGCTACTTGTTTGAAAATATTGAGATCGAAAGGGTTGGGCTGACCACCTGGTCAGGCAATCCGCGTATGATGGCTGTTGGGGAAAAGGCAGGTATGCAAATTGAAGGCAGGATGAGAAAATGCCGTTATCATGATGGCGTTTACTATGATTCAATCAGAATGGGACTATTACGTGAAGAATGGGAATCAAATAAGTCCGTGTAA
- a CDS encoding secondary thiamine-phosphate synthase enzyme YjbQ yields MLKKYTLKTTKRDDMIDVSNDVQAFISECGIQEGIALIYCPHTTAGITINENADPDVKKDMLRRLDEQYPWDHTLDLHMEGNTAAHLKSSTVGSSQQVIIHGGNLILGTWQGVFFCEFDGPRDRHYFIKLDVYR; encoded by the coding sequence ATGCTGAAGAAATATACGTTAAAAACGACAAAAAGGGATGATATGATCGATGTTTCAAACGATGTGCAGGCTTTCATTTCTGAATGCGGGATTCAAGAGGGCATAGCGCTCATTTATTGCCCGCATACGACGGCTGGAATCACGATCAACGAGAATGCCGATCCGGATGTCAAGAAGGATATGCTTAGAAGGTTGGACGAGCAATATCCTTGGGATCATACACTGGACTTACATATGGAAGGAAATACGGCGGCACATTTGAAATCAAGTACGGTCGGTTCTTCACAGCAGGTGATCATTCATGGAGGGAATTTGATTCTTGGTACATGGCAGGGTGTGTTTTTTTGTGAATTCGACGGACCGAGAGATAGACACTATTTCATTAAATTGGATGTTTACAGGTGA
- a CDS encoding glyoxalase codes for MEFQFKSIDHFQLASPKGSEDISRKFYHGILKLREVEKPASLKVNGGVWFEAGSVNIHIGIEEPFIPARKAHPALEIENLSGLKQHLNQNDISFIEDERLPGADRIYVADPFGNRIEILEWK; via the coding sequence ATGGAATTCCAATTTAAATCGATCGATCATTTCCAATTAGCATCCCCCAAGGGCAGCGAGGACATATCAAGGAAGTTTTATCATGGCATTCTAAAGCTGAGGGAAGTCGAAAAGCCCGCGAGCCTTAAAGTGAACGGGGGAGTATGGTTCGAAGCGGGTTCGGTCAACATACATATCGGGATAGAGGAACCATTCATTCCTGCCCGAAAGGCCCATCCAGCGCTTGAAATTGAAAATCTTTCAGGACTGAAACAGCATTTAAACCAAAACGATATATCGTTTATTGAAGATGAGAGGCTACCTGGAGCAGACCGCATTTATGTAGCAGATCCCTTCGGAAACCGGATCGAAATTTTGGAATGGAAATAA
- a CDS encoding fructose-specific PTS transporter subunit EIIC, which yields MKITDLLKLDTIIIDLQSATKQAVIDELSGKLAEADRLNDVEAFKAAILKREKQSTTGIGEGIAIPHAKTSAVKIPAICFGRSMNGVDYESLDGMPAHLFFMIAASDGANADHLETLSRLSSLLMDEQFRARLISASSGEEIIEIINHKEMEADAEEEEELHSSNSESGTKNGKVLAVTACPTGIAHTYMAADALKAKAKEMGIDFKVETNGSTGIKNALTAAEIAEADAIIVAADKQVEMDRFNGKHVIIVPVAQGIRKTEELLTRAVKQDAPVYKGTGHDKRDEADSTKSGLGIYKHLMNGVSNMLPFVVGGGILVALSFFFGIEAADPTNPEYNPIAKALSDIGGGTSGAFFLLVPVLAGFIASSIADRPGFAPGMVGGLLAAQANAGFLGGLIAGFLAGYVVLLLKKLFSKLPHTLEGIKPVLLYPVFGMLITGLIMIFLINEPVTAINQGLTNWLQGLSGTNAIFLGLILGGMMAVDMGGPLNKAAFTFGIAAIEASSFGPHAAVMAGGMVPPLGIALATTFFKSKFSEMERKSGFTNYFMGASFITEGAIPFAAADPLRVIVSSVIGSATAGALSMAFHVTLPAPHGGIFVVPLVNHPLLYLLAILIGSLITALLLGVWKKKQL from the coding sequence ATGAAAATCACGGACTTGTTAAAATTGGATACAATCATCATCGATCTTCAAAGTGCTACAAAGCAAGCTGTCATTGATGAATTGTCAGGGAAGCTAGCCGAGGCTGACCGATTGAATGATGTGGAGGCATTCAAAGCCGCCATCCTAAAACGTGAAAAACAAAGCACGACAGGAATTGGAGAAGGAATTGCGATCCCTCACGCTAAAACGAGCGCCGTGAAGATACCTGCCATCTGTTTCGGTAGATCTATGAACGGTGTCGATTACGAATCGCTTGATGGCATGCCTGCACATTTGTTCTTTATGATAGCAGCAAGCGACGGAGCGAATGCGGATCACTTGGAAACCTTATCACGCCTTTCTTCCTTATTGATGGATGAACAGTTCAGGGCCCGCTTGATCTCCGCATCCTCCGGTGAGGAGATCATTGAAATCATCAACCATAAAGAAATGGAAGCCGATGCAGAAGAAGAGGAAGAGCTGCATTCGAGCAATAGTGAAAGCGGTACAAAAAACGGCAAGGTCCTCGCTGTTACAGCGTGCCCGACAGGGATTGCCCATACCTATATGGCAGCCGATGCGCTCAAGGCGAAAGCGAAGGAAATGGGTATCGACTTCAAAGTGGAAACAAATGGCTCAACAGGAATCAAGAATGCTTTGACCGCTGCAGAAATTGCAGAGGCGGATGCGATCATCGTAGCCGCTGATAAACAGGTGGAGATGGATCGTTTTAATGGGAAGCATGTGATAATCGTTCCGGTTGCCCAAGGAATCCGGAAGACCGAAGAACTGTTGACTAGAGCCGTGAAACAGGATGCGCCTGTTTACAAAGGAACTGGCCATGATAAAAGAGACGAAGCGGACTCAACTAAAAGCGGTCTGGGCATTTACAAACACTTAATGAATGGGGTAAGTAATATGCTCCCATTTGTAGTAGGTGGCGGTATCTTGGTTGCGCTTTCTTTCTTTTTTGGAATCGAGGCCGCTGATCCGACAAATCCGGAGTATAATCCGATTGCCAAAGCATTGAGCGATATCGGAGGGGGAACGAGCGGTGCCTTCTTCCTGCTTGTTCCTGTACTTGCCGGCTTCATCGCTTCCAGTATTGCCGATCGACCAGGCTTTGCCCCTGGTATGGTTGGGGGGCTATTGGCTGCACAGGCCAATGCCGGTTTTCTTGGCGGACTGATTGCCGGTTTCCTTGCTGGTTATGTCGTCTTGCTATTGAAGAAATTGTTTTCAAAGTTACCTCATACCCTTGAGGGAATAAAGCCTGTACTGCTTTATCCTGTTTTTGGGATGTTAATTACCGGATTGATCATGATTTTTCTCATCAATGAACCAGTGACGGCCATTAATCAAGGCTTGACCAATTGGCTCCAAGGATTATCTGGCACGAATGCAATATTCCTTGGGTTGATCCTTGGGGGCATGATGGCAGTGGATATGGGCGGCCCCCTTAATAAAGCGGCTTTCACTTTTGGCATTGCGGCTATCGAAGCTTCAAGTTTTGGACCGCATGCCGCAGTAATGGCCGGCGGAATGGTCCCGCCACTCGGAATTGCTTTGGCGACAACGTTCTTCAAAAGCAAATTCAGTGAAATGGAACGGAAATCAGGCTTTACCAACTACTTTATGGGCGCTTCATTCATTACAGAAGGAGCGATCCCTTTTGCGGCAGCGGATCCACTGCGCGTCATCGTCAGCAGTGTAATCGGTTCAGCGACTGCGGGGGCACTGTCAATGGCTTTTCATGTAACACTGCCTGCACCCCATGGAGGAATATTCGTCGTTCCGCTTGTTAATCATCCACTTCTCTATTTGCTGGCCATATTAATAGGCTCTCTCATCACGGCTTTACTATTGGGTGTATGGAAAAAGAAACAGCTATGA
- the pfkB gene encoding 1-phosphofructokinase yields MIYTVTLNPSIDYLVEVENFQIGHVNRTSYDAKFPGGKGINVSRVLKRLGNVTTALGFIGGQTGEFIKRFLKQEEIYTDFTEIAGDTRINIKLKTEVETEINSQGPIISKGNYRQLFSQIEQLKNDDILILSGSIPSSVPAEVYEAMAETCSANAIKVVVDTSGKELLNVLPHRPFLIKPNHHELGELFGTEIRTVADAVEYGNRLVEEGAQNVIVSMAGAGAVLCSNGQCYSANVPKGKVINSVGAGDSMVAGFIGTYEKTGDLLAAFRFSLAAGSATAFSSDLGTLDKIEELLPQIDIKQLTGG; encoded by the coding sequence ATGATTTATACAGTTACGCTCAATCCATCCATTGATTATTTGGTAGAGGTGGAAAACTTTCAAATAGGGCATGTGAATCGGACTTCTTATGATGCGAAATTCCCCGGGGGGAAAGGGATCAATGTTTCGCGTGTTCTTAAAAGGCTTGGAAATGTTACGACGGCCTTAGGCTTCATCGGCGGTCAAACGGGTGAGTTCATCAAACGATTTTTAAAGCAAGAAGAGATTTATACGGACTTTACGGAGATTGCGGGAGATACGAGAATTAACATTAAATTGAAAACGGAAGTCGAGACTGAAATAAATAGTCAGGGGCCCATCATTTCAAAAGGGAATTACCGGCAATTATTCAGCCAGATCGAGCAGTTGAAAAATGATGATATCCTCATTTTGTCTGGCAGCATTCCTTCAAGCGTCCCTGCCGAGGTATATGAAGCAATGGCAGAGACTTGTTCTGCTAACGCCATTAAAGTGGTGGTGGATACAAGCGGCAAGGAATTACTGAATGTCCTTCCTCATCGGCCCTTTTTAATCAAACCCAATCATCATGAACTGGGCGAGCTATTTGGTACAGAAATCAGAACAGTTGCCGATGCCGTTGAGTATGGGAATAGATTGGTGGAAGAAGGGGCCCAGAACGTGATCGTTTCCATGGCGGGAGCGGGTGCGGTGCTTTGCTCGAACGGACAGTGCTACTCGGCAAATGTGCCAAAGGGAAAAGTCATCAACTCGGTAGGTGCCGGTGATTCCATGGTGGCAGGGTTCATTGGAACCTATGAAAAGACCGGTGATCTATTAGCTGCCTTTCGCTTCAGTCTTGCGGCAGGAAGCGCTACTGCCTTTTCATCCGATCTTGGTACATTGGATAAAATTGAGGAATTATTGCCGCAAATCGATATCAAACAACTAACAGGAGGCTGA
- a CDS encoding DeoR/GlpR family DNA-binding transcription regulator yields the protein MLTTERHEFIITILKNQGTVKLQELVDQLHASESTIRRDLVQLEEMKLLKRVHGGASLLQRKGLEPTTVEKQNKATAEKRLIANRASSFIEKNDCIYLDAGTTTAEMIPFLKEKNVTVMTNGLMHIPKLIELQIKTVLVGGTIKFSTNAVIGSNAGQFLNEYRFDKCFLGMNGIHQEMGFTTPDPEEAQLKKLAISLSNETYVLCDSSKLNEATFAKVADVSDAIIITDGNDEEAVAQLQKNPKVKVVTIK from the coding sequence ATGTTAACGACTGAAAGACATGAATTCATCATAACAATTCTAAAAAACCAAGGAACGGTAAAGCTTCAGGAGCTTGTCGATCAGCTGCACGCATCGGAGTCGACGATTCGAAGGGATCTAGTGCAGCTAGAAGAAATGAAGTTGTTGAAACGTGTGCATGGCGGGGCCTCCTTGCTACAAAGAAAGGGCCTTGAACCGACAACGGTGGAAAAGCAAAATAAAGCAACGGCTGAAAAGCGGCTAATTGCAAATCGGGCGTCCTCTTTCATCGAGAAAAATGATTGCATTTACCTTGATGCAGGTACGACAACGGCAGAAATGATTCCCTTTTTAAAAGAGAAGAATGTTACGGTCATGACAAATGGCCTTATGCATATTCCAAAACTGATCGAGCTGCAAATCAAAACCGTCCTAGTGGGCGGCACAATAAAATTTTCGACAAATGCAGTTATCGGAAGCAATGCTGGACAATTTTTGAATGAATACAGATTTGATAAATGTTTCTTGGGAATGAACGGCATCCATCAAGAGATGGGTTTCACAACCCCGGATCCGGAAGAAGCCCAATTGAAGAAGCTGGCAATCAGTCTCTCTAATGAAACGTATGTGCTTTGTGACAGCTCTAAGCTGAATGAGGCGACGTTTGCAAAGGTTGCTGATGTAAGCGATGCCATCATCATAACGGATGGGAATGATGAAGAGGCTGTTGCTCAACTGCAAAAAAATCCAAAGGTAAAGGTTGTGACCATTAAATGA